One Opitutia bacterium DNA segment encodes these proteins:
- a CDS encoding response regulator transcription factor translates to MSAQRIALVTEHGFVRQLLAQMLTTELGLTIVAQANSVAQAEQLLTEDGSAPDLVIVGSLLADGRGGDVVRRLSPRLPQTRWFMLSAREHAPIVREAANLGVQGFVMTRSDLHIFRDGLRRVLAGETYYCPAAARLLAEHVVNESAATSPLTPREREVLRGYARGENTKVIAQHLGMNVKTVQNHLTSLKDKLGLREPAELVRYAMKHGYVDEI, encoded by the coding sequence ATGTCAGCTCAACGGATCGCCTTGGTCACCGAGCACGGATTTGTCCGTCAATTGCTCGCGCAAATGCTGACGACGGAGCTAGGCCTGACGATTGTCGCGCAGGCCAACTCGGTCGCTCAAGCGGAGCAACTTTTGACGGAGGATGGCTCGGCGCCGGACCTCGTCATCGTCGGTTCACTGCTCGCGGATGGTCGCGGGGGCGACGTCGTGCGCCGGCTGTCGCCGCGGTTGCCGCAGACGCGCTGGTTCATGCTCTCGGCGCGCGAACACGCGCCGATCGTGCGCGAGGCGGCGAATCTCGGCGTGCAGGGTTTCGTGATGACCCGATCGGACCTGCACATTTTCCGCGACGGTCTGCGGCGCGTGCTGGCGGGCGAGACGTATTACTGTCCGGCGGCGGCGCGGCTGCTCGCCGAGCACGTGGTCAACGAGAGCGCGGCGACGAGTCCGCTCACGCCCCGGGAGCGCGAGGTATTGCGCGGCTATGCGCGCGGCGAGAACACCAAGGTGATCGCGCAGCACCTCGGCATGAACGTGAAGACGGTGCAGAACCATCTCACGTCGCTGAAGGACAAGCTCGGCTTGCGCGAACCCGCGGAGCTCGTCCGCTACGCGATGAAGCACGGCTACGTGGACGAAATCTGA
- a CDS encoding metallophosphoesterase, which translates to MRLRRILALLTFVASGIVFHAAEAEALLVVLGDQHSAYDRTAQVVALVDRLRLKTPDLPVAVLLNGDTMEWGNVIARRSHGAIDFQMMHELASRVPTFLNLGNHEPEFYDVAETVKRVRATGVVPLSNLRERGTGRYFTDFAVRLKLGRIDTVLVGITTDRLGTFRVAVRPQLDPYDPAVWGRANLPTLAKQGPLIVMSHAGLDADRELLTVVPDGTLFAGAHDHLRFVHQQGRSVYFHSGCWNSHASLVWLRRGLGGALLWTVEQVEIGPNSPADVPLAEFIAATRKRYVEPDDLAAVGKLSHALSPADAASYVVEALRDAAQVDAAFIGNTTFGAGLPAGPVSRLAFDACIRFDGSIFTTEIDGVQLREIVARANQTINTSFSERQSGFLVAVAPSGIAPDRRYRIATTDWGARNSLSYFGAALKWQEMPGLKLKPLVIAALQARAH; encoded by the coding sequence ATGCGTCTTCGCCGCATACTTGCGCTGCTGACTTTCGTCGCCAGCGGCATCGTTTTCCACGCTGCCGAAGCGGAGGCGTTGCTCGTCGTCCTGGGTGACCAACATTCCGCCTACGACCGCACGGCGCAGGTTGTCGCGCTCGTGGATCGCCTGCGGCTGAAGACCCCCGACCTCCCCGTGGCCGTGCTGCTCAACGGCGACACGATGGAATGGGGCAACGTCATCGCCCGCCGCTCGCACGGCGCGATCGACTTCCAGATGATGCACGAACTCGCGAGCCGCGTGCCGACGTTCCTCAACCTCGGCAACCACGAGCCGGAGTTCTACGACGTCGCCGAGACGGTCAAACGCGTGCGCGCCACCGGCGTCGTGCCGCTCAGCAACCTCCGCGAACGCGGCACCGGCCGCTATTTCACCGATTTCGCCGTGCGCCTGAAACTCGGCCGCATCGACACCGTGCTCGTCGGCATCACGACGGACCGCCTCGGCACGTTCCGCGTCGCAGTGCGCCCGCAACTCGATCCCTACGATCCGGCCGTCTGGGGCCGGGCCAACCTCCCGACCCTCGCCAAACAGGGACCATTGATCGTGATGAGCCACGCAGGCCTCGATGCCGATCGCGAGCTGCTCACGGTCGTGCCCGACGGCACGCTCTTCGCCGGCGCGCACGACCATCTCCGTTTCGTCCACCAACAAGGCCGCTCCGTCTACTTCCACAGCGGCTGCTGGAACAGCCACGCCTCGCTTGTGTGGCTCCGTCGCGGCCTCGGCGGAGCGCTCCTCTGGACCGTCGAGCAAGTCGAGATCGGCCCCAACTCACCCGCCGACGTCCCGCTGGCGGAATTCATCGCCGCCACCCGCAAACGCTACGTCGAACCCGACGACCTCGCCGCCGTGGGCAAGCTCTCGCACGCTCTCTCTCCCGCCGACGCCGCCAGCTACGTCGTCGAGGCGCTGCGCGACGCCGCGCAAGTCGACGCCGCGTTCATCGGCAACACCACATTCGGCGCCGGCCTCCCCGCCGGACCGGTGTCACGCCTCGCCTTCGACGCCTGCATCCGCTTCGACGGCTCCATCTTCACCACCGAGATCGACGGCGTGCAGCTGCGCGAAATCGTCGCCCGCGCCAATCAGACGATCAACACGTCGTTTTCGGAACGCCAGAGCGGTTTCCTCGTCGCCGTCGCGCCGTCCGGCATCGCGCCGGACCGTCGCTATCGGATCGCCACGACCGATTGGGGCGCGCGGAACTCCCTCTCGTATTTCGGCGCCGCGCTGAAGTGGCAGGAAATGCCCGGCCTGAAATTAAAGCCGCTCGTCATCGCGGCCCTGCAGGCGCGCGCGCATTGA